Proteins encoded by one window of Nicotiana tabacum cultivar K326 chromosome 10, ASM71507v2, whole genome shotgun sequence:
- the LOC107787403 gene encoding serine/threonine-protein phosphatase 5-like isoform X3 — translation MAAQYRMQLGLLKLTLNIQRRGAAYLAMGKFKDALKDFQQVKKLCPNDPDATKKLKECEKAVMKLKFEEAISVPESQRCSVADSIDYHTVGSGPGSSYVSTKVTAVSAAAALMAVLVVYMGTKAATAVTAVAAAALAALLMVLLTFRWARFNDTKSRTLELEVEPQYTGARIEGDVVTLDFVKKMLDDFKNQKNLHKRYAYQVVLQTRDMLRALPSLVDIVVPEGKHFTVCGDVHGQFYDLLNIFELNGLPSEDNPYLFNGDFVDRGSFSLEVILTLFAFKCMCPSAIYLARGNHESKSMNKIYGFEGEVRSKLSETFVELFAEVFCCLPLAHVINGKVFVVHGGLFSVDGVKLSDIRAIDRFCEPPEEGLMCELLWSDPQPQPGRGPSKRGVGLSFGADITKRFLQENNLDLVVRSHEVKDEGYEIEHDGKLITVFSAPNYCDQMGNKGAFIRFEAPDMKPNIVTFSAVPHPDVKPMAYANNFLRMFS, via the exons ATGGCAGCGCAATACAGGATGCAACTAGGGCTATTGAAACTGACCCTAAATATTCAAAG GCGAGGGGCTGCATATTTGGCAATGGGGAAGTTCAAAGATGCGCTCAAGGATTTTCAACAG GTCAAGAAGTTATGTCCAAACGACCCAGATGCTACCAAGAAATTGAAGGAATGTGAAAAGGCTGTCATGAAGCTAAAATTTGAAGAAGCTATTTCTGTCCCAGAATCTCAGAGATGTTCAGTAGCTGATTCTATTGATTATCACACCGTAG GGTCTGGCCCTGGCTCATCATATGTTTCCACCAAAGTAACTGCTGTATCAGCGGCAGCAGCACTAATGGCAGTACTTGTGGTATATATGGGGACTAAGGCAGCCACAGCAGTCACAGCAGTGGCAGCAGCAGCTTTGGCAGCCTTATTGATGGTCTTGCTAACATTTCGGTGGGCTCGCTTCAATGATACCAAGAGTCGAACACTTGAATTAG AAGTGGAGCCTCAGTATACCGGTGCAAGGATAGAGGGAGATGTTGTAACATTAGATTTTGTAAAGAAGATGCTGGATGACTTCAAAAACCAGAAGAATTTACATAAAAG ATATGCCTACCAAGTAGTTCTGCAAACAAGAGACATGCTGCGAGCATTGCCCTCCCTCGTGGATATCGTTGTTCCTGAAGGGAAACACTTCACTGTATGTGGTGATGTACATGGTCAG TTTTATGACCTTCTAAATATTTTCGAGCTCAATGGGCTTCCATCTGAAGACAATCCGTATCTGTTCAATGGTGACTTTGTTGATAGAGGGTCTTTCTCTCTAGAGGTCATATTGACATTATTTGCCTTCAAGTGCATGTGTCCATCAG CTATATACCTTGCGAGAGGAAATCATGAAAGCAAGAGCATGAACAAGATATATGGGTTTGAGGGCGAGGTCAGATCCAAGTTAAGTGAAACCTTTGTGGAACTCTTTGCAGAAGTGTTCTGTTGCTTGCCTTTGGCTCATGTCATAAATGGGAAAGTCTTTGTAGTTCATGGAGGCCTTTTCAGTGTTGATGGTGTGAAACTTTCTGATATTAGAGCAATCGATCGGTTTTGTGAGCCCCCTGAGGAGG GGTTAATGTGTGAATTGCTATGGAGTGATCCACAACCTCAGCCTGGTAGAGGACCTAGTAAACGAGGTGTTGGTCTTTCTTTCGGGGCGGATATAACTAAAAGATTCTTGCAGGAAAATAATCTAG ATTTAGTGGTCCGATCTCATGAAGTGAAGGATGAAGGTTATGAGATTGAGCATGACGGCAAGCTCATCACGGTGTTTTCTGCTCCAAATTACTGTGACCAG ATGGGTAACAAGGGTGCTTTTATACGGTTTGAGGCTCCCGATATGAAGCCAAACATTGTGACATTTTCAGCAGTG CCACATCCTGATGTCAAGCCGATGGCATATGCGAACAACTTCCTTAGAATGTTCTCTTAA
- the LOC107787403 gene encoding serine/threonine-protein phosphatase 5-like isoform X2 yields MRCTGLIVRLLIPNWRNMAAQYRMQLGLLKLTLNIQRVIIGEGLHIWQWGSSKMRSRIFNRLVKKLCPNDPDATKKLKECEKAVMKLKFEEAISVPESQRCSVADSIDYHTVGSGPGSSYVSTKVTAVSAAAALMAVLVVYMGTKAATAVTAVAAAALAALLMVLLTFRWARFNDTKSRTLELEVEPQYTGARIEGDVVTLDFVKKMLDDFKNQKNLHKRYAYQVVLQTRDMLRALPSLVDIVVPEGKHFTVCGDVHGQFYDLLNIFELNGLPSEDNPYLFNGDFVDRGSFSLEVILTLFAFKCMCPSAIYLARGNHESKSMNKIYGFEGEVRSKLSETFVELFAEVFCCLPLAHVINGKVFVVHGGLFSVDGVKLSDIRAIDRFCEPPEEGLMCELLWSDPQPQPGRGPSKRGVGLSFGADITKRFLQENNLDLVVRSHEVKDEGYEIEHDGKLITVFSAPNYCDQMGNKGAFIRFEAPDMKPNIVTFSAVPHPDVKPMAYANNFLRMFS; encoded by the exons ATGCGGTGTACTGGGCTAATCGTGCGTTTGCTCATACCAAATTGGAGGAATATGGCAGCGCAATACAGGATGCAACTAGGGCTATTGAAACTGACCCTAAATATTCAAAG GGTTATTATAGGCGAGGGGCTGCATATTTGGCAATGGGGAAGTTCAAAGATGCGCTCAAGGATTTTCAACAGGTTG GTCAAGAAGTTATGTCCAAACGACCCAGATGCTACCAAGAAATTGAAGGAATGTGAAAAGGCTGTCATGAAGCTAAAATTTGAAGAAGCTATTTCTGTCCCAGAATCTCAGAGATGTTCAGTAGCTGATTCTATTGATTATCACACCGTAG GGTCTGGCCCTGGCTCATCATATGTTTCCACCAAAGTAACTGCTGTATCAGCGGCAGCAGCACTAATGGCAGTACTTGTGGTATATATGGGGACTAAGGCAGCCACAGCAGTCACAGCAGTGGCAGCAGCAGCTTTGGCAGCCTTATTGATGGTCTTGCTAACATTTCGGTGGGCTCGCTTCAATGATACCAAGAGTCGAACACTTGAATTAG AAGTGGAGCCTCAGTATACCGGTGCAAGGATAGAGGGAGATGTTGTAACATTAGATTTTGTAAAGAAGATGCTGGATGACTTCAAAAACCAGAAGAATTTACATAAAAG ATATGCCTACCAAGTAGTTCTGCAAACAAGAGACATGCTGCGAGCATTGCCCTCCCTCGTGGATATCGTTGTTCCTGAAGGGAAACACTTCACTGTATGTGGTGATGTACATGGTCAG TTTTATGACCTTCTAAATATTTTCGAGCTCAATGGGCTTCCATCTGAAGACAATCCGTATCTGTTCAATGGTGACTTTGTTGATAGAGGGTCTTTCTCTCTAGAGGTCATATTGACATTATTTGCCTTCAAGTGCATGTGTCCATCAG CTATATACCTTGCGAGAGGAAATCATGAAAGCAAGAGCATGAACAAGATATATGGGTTTGAGGGCGAGGTCAGATCCAAGTTAAGTGAAACCTTTGTGGAACTCTTTGCAGAAGTGTTCTGTTGCTTGCCTTTGGCTCATGTCATAAATGGGAAAGTCTTTGTAGTTCATGGAGGCCTTTTCAGTGTTGATGGTGTGAAACTTTCTGATATTAGAGCAATCGATCGGTTTTGTGAGCCCCCTGAGGAGG GGTTAATGTGTGAATTGCTATGGAGTGATCCACAACCTCAGCCTGGTAGAGGACCTAGTAAACGAGGTGTTGGTCTTTCTTTCGGGGCGGATATAACTAAAAGATTCTTGCAGGAAAATAATCTAG ATTTAGTGGTCCGATCTCATGAAGTGAAGGATGAAGGTTATGAGATTGAGCATGACGGCAAGCTCATCACGGTGTTTTCTGCTCCAAATTACTGTGACCAG ATGGGTAACAAGGGTGCTTTTATACGGTTTGAGGCTCCCGATATGAAGCCAAACATTGTGACATTTTCAGCAGTG CCACATCCTGATGTCAAGCCGATGGCATATGCGAACAACTTCCTTAGAATGTTCTCTTAA
- the LOC107787402 gene encoding uncharacterized protein LOC107787402, translating to MYCSFSLSLPLLLLLIMSISFLSTFCVSTNQQSTNMDSHELETLFKIMETVSSDQNWRVSHPYPCKPGSSWLGIECKKGVDNKSHVTRLDFGTRPNPTCKATATFPNLIFQLPNLESVFFIQCFTHSRTSISVSRNRLFSSSLQQLSLRSNPALIGSIPSQLSSLKSLQVLTLSQNSLIGQIPVEIFSMSFLVHLDLSYNKLTGKVPDQIGNLQNLVGLDLSYNKFIGPIPYTIGQLGMLQKLDLSSNTFTGIIPESTENLASLSFMALSNNKLSGKFPKRLPKLQSLQYFLMDDNPMFIPLPVEFGQLKKLQELRLAGSGYSGTIPSSYSQLLNLTTLSLQNNKLTGGIPVGFSSLSHIYHLNLSRNFLGGVVPFNSTFLKRLGRNLDLSGNSGLCLSPSEAHAVFIGVGVCGSNNTNNSITMPFKKSEAPSEYNISSFLVAALGIVAFHCLFSLV from the coding sequence ATGTACTGTTCATTTTCACTCTCTCTTCCTCTGCTTCTGCTGCTCATCATGTCCATTTCATTTCTTTCTACCTTTTGTGTCTCCACCAATCAACAGTCAACAAACATGGATTCTCATGAGCTGGAAACACTTTTCAAGATTATGGAAACTGTTTCCTCTGATCAAAACTGGAGAGTTTCACATCCATATCCTTGTAAACCAGGTTCATCTTGGCTTGGTATTGAGTGCAAGAAGGGTGTTGATAATAAATCCCATGTTACTAGGCTTGATTTTGGCACACGTCCTAACCCAACATGCAAGGCTACAGCCACATTCCCTAATCTTATTTTCCAACTCCCAAATCTTGAATCTGTTTTCTTTATCCAATGCTTCACACACAGCAGGACAAGCATATCTGTTTCAAGAAACAGACTTTTCAGCTCTTCACTTCAGCAGCTGAGTCTACGATCAAACCCTGCACTCATTGGCTCTATCCCTTCTCAACTCTCTTCACTAAAGTCACTTCAAGTTCTTACACTGTCTCAGAACAGTTTAATTGGACAAATTCCAGTAGAAATCTTCAGTATGAGCTTTCTTGTACATCTTGATTTGAGCTACAACAAGCTTACAGGGAAAGTTCCAGACCAAATTGGCAATCTCCAAAATCTTGTAGGCCTTGATTTGAGTTATAATAAGTTCATAGGGCCAATCCCTTACACAATTGGCCAACTTGGTATGCTCCAAAAACTGGACTTGAGCTCCAATACATTTACTGGAATTATTCCAGAGAGCACTGAGAACTTGGCTTCTTTGAGTTTCATGGCTTTAAGCAACAACAAATTAAGTGGGAAGTTTCCTAAAAGATTACCAAAGCTTCAGAGTCTGCAATATTTTCTTATGGATGACAATCCAATGTTCATACCATTACCAGTAGAATTTGGTCAGCTGAAGAAACTCCAAGAATTAAGACTTGCTGGCTCTGGTTATTCAGGCACAATACCATCAAGCTATTCACAGCTCTTGAATTTAACCACCTTGTCATTACAAAATAACAAATTGACAGGGGGAATCCCAGTTGGATTTTCCAGTCTTTCACATATATATCACTTGAATTTGAGCAGGAATTTTCTGGGAGGTGTGGTTCCTTTTAATTCTACTTTCTTGAAAAGATTAGGTAGGAATTTGGACCTTAGTGGTAATTCAGGGTTGTGTTTGAGTCCATCTGAAGCACATGCAGTCTTCATTGGTGTTGGAGTCTGTGGGAGCAACAACACTAATAATTCCATAACCATGCCATTTAAGAAATCTGAAGCTCCATCTGAATATAACATATCATCCTTTCTTGTCGCTGCTTTAGGTATTGTGGCTTTTCATTGTCTATTTTCACTAGTGTAG
- the LOC107787401 gene encoding uncharacterized protein LOC107787401 has translation MKLSLYTAKTAYRFLSSKATCWSQATAKSKVKLTSPKKPRVKLTDQQNQILEAISNGNSVFITGSAGTGKTYLLQDIITKLRKIHGKSRVFVTASTGVAACSINGQTLHSFAGIGLGDASDVDLLSRVTLDKRAYRRWNKVRALVIDEISMISGEVFDNLEFIARSIRSDELGCEDKIWGGIQLVVSGDFFQLPPVINKKGQNKEFAFEAECWNASFDMQIELKTIFRQSDAQLIKLLQGIRKGKYDSEDLQLLDQCCSEVEPDASAVQLYPRIEDVSRVNADRLDRLDEVLFHYQALDSGKDPWKKQLKNGIAPELLKLCVGARVLLTKNIDVIGGLVNGATGTILDFAVVPDSHKLYDHEISDICINGNLLPVVKFDSGQELMIGLEKWYVMDGDEAVAMRKQIPLILAWALSIHKCQGMTLNNLHTDLYRVFGFGMVYVALSRVKSLDGLHLVNFNPSKIKAHPKVLQFYQRLSGEKDELKEDAVSDEN, from the coding sequence ATGAAGTTGTCATTGTACACAGCTAAAACAGCCTACAGGTTCTTGAGCTCCAAAGCTACATGTTGGTCTCAAGCTACTGCAAAAAGCAAGGTAAAACTCACAAGCCCTAAAAAGCCTAGAGTAAAGTTAACTGACCAACAAAATCAAATCTTGGAAGCCATTTCAAATGGGAATTCTGTTTTCATTACTGGGTCTGCAGGCACTGGAAAAACCTATTTACTTCAGGATATCATCACTAAACTTAGGAAGATTCATGGGAAATCTCGGGTTTTCGTGACAGCCTCAACTGGGGTTGCTGCTTGTTCCATCAATGGACAAACACTTCATTCTTTTGCTGGAATTGGACTTggtgatgctagtgatgtggaTTTGCTCTCTAGGGTTACATTGGATAAGAGAGCGTATCGAAGATGGAATAAAGTTAGGGCCTTGGTTATTGATGAAATTAGCATGATTAGTGGTGAGGTTTTTGATAATCTTGAGTTCATTGCAAGGAGCATTAGAAGTGATGAACTTGGGTGTGAGGACAAGATTTGGGGTGGGATACAACTAGTTGTGAGTGGAGACTTCTTTCAGCTTCCACCAGTTATCAATAAGAAGGGACAAAACAAGGAATTTGCTTTTGAAGCTGAGTGTTGGAATGCTAGTTTTGACATGCAAATTGAGCTTAAAACTATCTTTAGGCAATCAGATGCACAACTGATAAAACTGCTGCAGGGGATTAGGAAAGGGAAGTATGATTCTGAGGATTTGCAGCTCTTGGATCAATGCTGCTCAGAGGTTGAGCCAGATGCTTCAGCTGTTCAGCTTTACCCAAGAATTGAGGATGTCAGCAGAGTGAATGCCGATCGACTCGACCGTTTAGACGAGGTGCTATTTCATTATCAAGCTCTTGACAGTGGTAAGGATCCTTGGAAGAAGCAACTTAAGAATGGAATTGCACCTGAGTTGCTCAAATTATGTGTAGGAGCTAGGGTGCTTTTGACAAAGAACATTGATGTTATTGGTGGACTTGTGAATGGTGCCACTGGTACAATCTTAGATTTTGCTGTTGTTCCAGATTCCCATAAATTGTATGACCATGAAATTTCTGACATTTGCATAAATGGCAACCTGCTACCTGTTGTTAAATTTGATTCTGGGCAAGAATTGATGATTGGTCTAGAAAAATGGTATGTAATGGATGGAGATGAAGCTGTTGCCATGCGAAAGCAAATTCCCCTAATACTGGCTTGGGCTCTAAGCATTCATAAATGTCAAGGAATGACTCTAAACAACCTCCATACAGATCTCTACCGGGTTTTTGGCTTTGGGATGGTATATGTTGCTCTTTCGCGCGTTAAAAGCTTGGATGGCCTTCATCTAGTCAATTTCAacccgtcaaagatcaaggcGCACCCCAAGGTTTTGCAGTTCTATCAAAGGCTGTCTGGTGAGAAAGATGAACTAAAAGAAGATGCTGTATCTGATGAGAATTAA
- the LOC107787403 gene encoding serine/threonine-protein phosphatase 5-like isoform X4, producing the protein MPTMETEKSNTSRAEELKQLANEAFKGHKYSQAIDLYTQAIKLNSENAVYWANRAFAHTKLEEYGSAIQDATRAIETDPKYSKGYYRRGAAYLAMGKFKDALKDFQQVKKLCPNDPDATKKLKECEKAVMKLKFEEAISVPESQRCSVADSIDYHTVEVEPQYTGARIEGDVVTLDFVKKMLDDFKNQKNLHKRYAYQVVLQTRDMLRALPSLVDIVVPEGKHFTVCGDVHGQFYDLLNIFELNGLPSEDNPYLFNGDFVDRGSFSLEVILTLFAFKCMCPSAIYLARGNHESKSMNKIYGFEGEVRSKLSETFVELFAEVFCCLPLAHVINGKVFVVHGGLFSVDGVKLSDIRAIDRFCEPPEEGLMCELLWSDPQPQPGRGPSKRGVGLSFGADITKRFLQENNLDLVVRSHEVKDEGYEIEHDGKLITVFSAPNYCDQMGNKGAFIRFEAPDMKPNIVTFSAVPHPDVKPMAYANNFLRMFS; encoded by the exons ATGCCCACTATGGAAACTGAGAAATCAAACACCTCTAGAGCTGAGGAACTCAAGCAACTCGCAAATGAAGCATTCAAAG GGCACAAGTATTCGCAAGCTATTGATTTGTACACACAAGCGATTAAGTTGAACAGTGAGAATGCGGTGTACTGGGCTAATCGTGCGTTTGCTCATACCAAATTGGAGGAATATGGCAGCGCAATACAGGATGCAACTAGGGCTATTGAAACTGACCCTAAATATTCAAAG GGTTATTATAGGCGAGGGGCTGCATATTTGGCAATGGGGAAGTTCAAAGATGCGCTCAAGGATTTTCAACAG GTCAAGAAGTTATGTCCAAACGACCCAGATGCTACCAAGAAATTGAAGGAATGTGAAAAGGCTGTCATGAAGCTAAAATTTGAAGAAGCTATTTCTGTCCCAGAATCTCAGAGATGTTCAGTAGCTGATTCTATTGATTATCACACCGTAG AAGTGGAGCCTCAGTATACCGGTGCAAGGATAGAGGGAGATGTTGTAACATTAGATTTTGTAAAGAAGATGCTGGATGACTTCAAAAACCAGAAGAATTTACATAAAAG ATATGCCTACCAAGTAGTTCTGCAAACAAGAGACATGCTGCGAGCATTGCCCTCCCTCGTGGATATCGTTGTTCCTGAAGGGAAACACTTCACTGTATGTGGTGATGTACATGGTCAG TTTTATGACCTTCTAAATATTTTCGAGCTCAATGGGCTTCCATCTGAAGACAATCCGTATCTGTTCAATGGTGACTTTGTTGATAGAGGGTCTTTCTCTCTAGAGGTCATATTGACATTATTTGCCTTCAAGTGCATGTGTCCATCAG CTATATACCTTGCGAGAGGAAATCATGAAAGCAAGAGCATGAACAAGATATATGGGTTTGAGGGCGAGGTCAGATCCAAGTTAAGTGAAACCTTTGTGGAACTCTTTGCAGAAGTGTTCTGTTGCTTGCCTTTGGCTCATGTCATAAATGGGAAAGTCTTTGTAGTTCATGGAGGCCTTTTCAGTGTTGATGGTGTGAAACTTTCTGATATTAGAGCAATCGATCGGTTTTGTGAGCCCCCTGAGGAGG GGTTAATGTGTGAATTGCTATGGAGTGATCCACAACCTCAGCCTGGTAGAGGACCTAGTAAACGAGGTGTTGGTCTTTCTTTCGGGGCGGATATAACTAAAAGATTCTTGCAGGAAAATAATCTAG ATTTAGTGGTCCGATCTCATGAAGTGAAGGATGAAGGTTATGAGATTGAGCATGACGGCAAGCTCATCACGGTGTTTTCTGCTCCAAATTACTGTGACCAG ATGGGTAACAAGGGTGCTTTTATACGGTTTGAGGCTCCCGATATGAAGCCAAACATTGTGACATTTTCAGCAGTG CCACATCCTGATGTCAAGCCGATGGCATATGCGAACAACTTCCTTAGAATGTTCTCTTAA
- the LOC107787403 gene encoding serine/threonine-protein phosphatase 5-like isoform X1, which translates to MPTMETEKSNTSRAEELKQLANEAFKGHKYSQAIDLYTQAIKLNSENAVYWANRAFAHTKLEEYGSAIQDATRAIETDPKYSKGYYRRGAAYLAMGKFKDALKDFQQVKKLCPNDPDATKKLKECEKAVMKLKFEEAISVPESQRCSVADSIDYHTVGSGPGSSYVSTKVTAVSAAAALMAVLVVYMGTKAATAVTAVAAAALAALLMVLLTFRWARFNDTKSRTLELEVEPQYTGARIEGDVVTLDFVKKMLDDFKNQKNLHKRYAYQVVLQTRDMLRALPSLVDIVVPEGKHFTVCGDVHGQFYDLLNIFELNGLPSEDNPYLFNGDFVDRGSFSLEVILTLFAFKCMCPSAIYLARGNHESKSMNKIYGFEGEVRSKLSETFVELFAEVFCCLPLAHVINGKVFVVHGGLFSVDGVKLSDIRAIDRFCEPPEEGLMCELLWSDPQPQPGRGPSKRGVGLSFGADITKRFLQENNLDLVVRSHEVKDEGYEIEHDGKLITVFSAPNYCDQMGNKGAFIRFEAPDMKPNIVTFSAVPHPDVKPMAYANNFLRMFS; encoded by the exons ATGCCCACTATGGAAACTGAGAAATCAAACACCTCTAGAGCTGAGGAACTCAAGCAACTCGCAAATGAAGCATTCAAAG GGCACAAGTATTCGCAAGCTATTGATTTGTACACACAAGCGATTAAGTTGAACAGTGAGAATGCGGTGTACTGGGCTAATCGTGCGTTTGCTCATACCAAATTGGAGGAATATGGCAGCGCAATACAGGATGCAACTAGGGCTATTGAAACTGACCCTAAATATTCAAAG GGTTATTATAGGCGAGGGGCTGCATATTTGGCAATGGGGAAGTTCAAAGATGCGCTCAAGGATTTTCAACAG GTCAAGAAGTTATGTCCAAACGACCCAGATGCTACCAAGAAATTGAAGGAATGTGAAAAGGCTGTCATGAAGCTAAAATTTGAAGAAGCTATTTCTGTCCCAGAATCTCAGAGATGTTCAGTAGCTGATTCTATTGATTATCACACCGTAG GGTCTGGCCCTGGCTCATCATATGTTTCCACCAAAGTAACTGCTGTATCAGCGGCAGCAGCACTAATGGCAGTACTTGTGGTATATATGGGGACTAAGGCAGCCACAGCAGTCACAGCAGTGGCAGCAGCAGCTTTGGCAGCCTTATTGATGGTCTTGCTAACATTTCGGTGGGCTCGCTTCAATGATACCAAGAGTCGAACACTTGAATTAG AAGTGGAGCCTCAGTATACCGGTGCAAGGATAGAGGGAGATGTTGTAACATTAGATTTTGTAAAGAAGATGCTGGATGACTTCAAAAACCAGAAGAATTTACATAAAAG ATATGCCTACCAAGTAGTTCTGCAAACAAGAGACATGCTGCGAGCATTGCCCTCCCTCGTGGATATCGTTGTTCCTGAAGGGAAACACTTCACTGTATGTGGTGATGTACATGGTCAG TTTTATGACCTTCTAAATATTTTCGAGCTCAATGGGCTTCCATCTGAAGACAATCCGTATCTGTTCAATGGTGACTTTGTTGATAGAGGGTCTTTCTCTCTAGAGGTCATATTGACATTATTTGCCTTCAAGTGCATGTGTCCATCAG CTATATACCTTGCGAGAGGAAATCATGAAAGCAAGAGCATGAACAAGATATATGGGTTTGAGGGCGAGGTCAGATCCAAGTTAAGTGAAACCTTTGTGGAACTCTTTGCAGAAGTGTTCTGTTGCTTGCCTTTGGCTCATGTCATAAATGGGAAAGTCTTTGTAGTTCATGGAGGCCTTTTCAGTGTTGATGGTGTGAAACTTTCTGATATTAGAGCAATCGATCGGTTTTGTGAGCCCCCTGAGGAGG GGTTAATGTGTGAATTGCTATGGAGTGATCCACAACCTCAGCCTGGTAGAGGACCTAGTAAACGAGGTGTTGGTCTTTCTTTCGGGGCGGATATAACTAAAAGATTCTTGCAGGAAAATAATCTAG ATTTAGTGGTCCGATCTCATGAAGTGAAGGATGAAGGTTATGAGATTGAGCATGACGGCAAGCTCATCACGGTGTTTTCTGCTCCAAATTACTGTGACCAG ATGGGTAACAAGGGTGCTTTTATACGGTTTGAGGCTCCCGATATGAAGCCAAACATTGTGACATTTTCAGCAGTG CCACATCCTGATGTCAAGCCGATGGCATATGCGAACAACTTCCTTAGAATGTTCTCTTAA
- the LOC107787403 gene encoding serine/threonine-protein phosphatase 5-like isoform X5 has translation MRSRIFNRLVKKLCPNDPDATKKLKECEKAVMKLKFEEAISVPESQRCSVADSIDYHTVGSGPGSSYVSTKVTAVSAAAALMAVLVVYMGTKAATAVTAVAAAALAALLMVLLTFRWARFNDTKSRTLELEVEPQYTGARIEGDVVTLDFVKKMLDDFKNQKNLHKRYAYQVVLQTRDMLRALPSLVDIVVPEGKHFTVCGDVHGQFYDLLNIFELNGLPSEDNPYLFNGDFVDRGSFSLEVILTLFAFKCMCPSAIYLARGNHESKSMNKIYGFEGEVRSKLSETFVELFAEVFCCLPLAHVINGKVFVVHGGLFSVDGVKLSDIRAIDRFCEPPEEGLMCELLWSDPQPQPGRGPSKRGVGLSFGADITKRFLQENNLDLVVRSHEVKDEGYEIEHDGKLITVFSAPNYCDQMGNKGAFIRFEAPDMKPNIVTFSAVPHPDVKPMAYANNFLRMFS, from the exons ATGCGCTCAAGGATTTTCAACAGGTTG GTCAAGAAGTTATGTCCAAACGACCCAGATGCTACCAAGAAATTGAAGGAATGTGAAAAGGCTGTCATGAAGCTAAAATTTGAAGAAGCTATTTCTGTCCCAGAATCTCAGAGATGTTCAGTAGCTGATTCTATTGATTATCACACCGTAG GGTCTGGCCCTGGCTCATCATATGTTTCCACCAAAGTAACTGCTGTATCAGCGGCAGCAGCACTAATGGCAGTACTTGTGGTATATATGGGGACTAAGGCAGCCACAGCAGTCACAGCAGTGGCAGCAGCAGCTTTGGCAGCCTTATTGATGGTCTTGCTAACATTTCGGTGGGCTCGCTTCAATGATACCAAGAGTCGAACACTTGAATTAG AAGTGGAGCCTCAGTATACCGGTGCAAGGATAGAGGGAGATGTTGTAACATTAGATTTTGTAAAGAAGATGCTGGATGACTTCAAAAACCAGAAGAATTTACATAAAAG ATATGCCTACCAAGTAGTTCTGCAAACAAGAGACATGCTGCGAGCATTGCCCTCCCTCGTGGATATCGTTGTTCCTGAAGGGAAACACTTCACTGTATGTGGTGATGTACATGGTCAG TTTTATGACCTTCTAAATATTTTCGAGCTCAATGGGCTTCCATCTGAAGACAATCCGTATCTGTTCAATGGTGACTTTGTTGATAGAGGGTCTTTCTCTCTAGAGGTCATATTGACATTATTTGCCTTCAAGTGCATGTGTCCATCAG CTATATACCTTGCGAGAGGAAATCATGAAAGCAAGAGCATGAACAAGATATATGGGTTTGAGGGCGAGGTCAGATCCAAGTTAAGTGAAACCTTTGTGGAACTCTTTGCAGAAGTGTTCTGTTGCTTGCCTTTGGCTCATGTCATAAATGGGAAAGTCTTTGTAGTTCATGGAGGCCTTTTCAGTGTTGATGGTGTGAAACTTTCTGATATTAGAGCAATCGATCGGTTTTGTGAGCCCCCTGAGGAGG GGTTAATGTGTGAATTGCTATGGAGTGATCCACAACCTCAGCCTGGTAGAGGACCTAGTAAACGAGGTGTTGGTCTTTCTTTCGGGGCGGATATAACTAAAAGATTCTTGCAGGAAAATAATCTAG ATTTAGTGGTCCGATCTCATGAAGTGAAGGATGAAGGTTATGAGATTGAGCATGACGGCAAGCTCATCACGGTGTTTTCTGCTCCAAATTACTGTGACCAG ATGGGTAACAAGGGTGCTTTTATACGGTTTGAGGCTCCCGATATGAAGCCAAACATTGTGACATTTTCAGCAGTG CCACATCCTGATGTCAAGCCGATGGCATATGCGAACAACTTCCTTAGAATGTTCTCTTAA